Part of the Priestia megaterium genome, CACTTTGCTGGATTCAAGGCTGTGGGCGAATCTGTAGAAATACCACTTCATTATTATTATAATAATATAACTGGTACATTGATCCTCTGTGAAGTGATGAAAAAATATGATGTAAAAAAAATGGTGTTTAGCTCGTCTGCAACTGTTTATGGATTTCCTAAACATGTTCCAATTACTGAGGATTTTCCTTTAGCAGCAACAAATCCTTATGGACGAACAAAATTAATGATTGAAGAAATTTTAAAAGATTTACATCATTCAGATAATAACTGGAGCATTGCACTATTGCGGTACTTTAATCCAATTGGAGCCCATGAAAGTGGCAGAATAGGTGAAGACCCAAATGGTATTCCAAATAATCTAATGCCTTATATTAACCAGGTTGCTATAGGCAAATTAGACAAACTTAATGTGTTTGGTAGCGATTATGATACACATGATGGGACGGGAGTAAGGGATTATATTCATGTTGTAGATTTAGCTAAAGGACACCTAAAAGCTCTTGAAAAAATTATTTCTACTACAGGTATTGATGCATTTAATCTCGGAACTGGAGTCGGGTATAGTGTACTAGATGTGATTAAAAATTTTGAACACGTTACATCACAAAAAATTGCATATAGCTTTACCCAT contains:
- the galE gene encoding UDP-glucose 4-epimerase GalE — its product is MSILVTGGAGYIGSHTCVELLNAGHEIVIVDNFSNSKPELLKRITELTKKEYKFYEVDLLDKKALETVFCENQIDAVIHFAGFKAVGESVEIPLHYYYNNITGTLILCEVMKKYDVKKMVFSSSATVYGFPKHVPITEDFPLAATNPYGRTKLMIEEILKDLHHSDNNWSIALLRYFNPIGAHESGRIGEDPNGIPNNLMPYINQVAIGKLDKLNVFGSDYDTHDGTGVRDYIHVVDLAKGHLKALEKIISTTGIDAFNLGTGVGYSVLDVIKNFEHVTSQKIAYSFTHRRSGDIDKCYADTTKAMKELGWKATKNLEDMCRDSWRWQRSNPKGY